Proteins from a single region of Methanococcus maripaludis:
- a CDS encoding diphthine--ammonia ligase, with protein sequence MEKIAFSSWSGGKDGCLALYRAENMGLQIPYLFTMIEECGERSRSHGLRKSLLKAQADAMGKTWEYKKATWDEYETEFLSYLHQKQGSGITHGIFGDIDLENHRKWVEGVCGTENIEALLPIWQEPRKDLIKEFLDAGFVARIIAIDTKRVPKRYLGMTFSETLIEEFETLGIDACGENGEFHTVVLDGPNFMYPLDIEFGKVFTVDSYLKLDIKIKKP encoded by the coding sequence ATGGAAAAAATTGCATTTTCTTCATGGAGTGGGGGCAAAGACGGCTGTTTGGCATTGTATCGGGCAGAAAATATGGGGTTACAAATTCCATATCTTTTTACAATGATCGAAGAATGTGGGGAACGTTCAAGAAGTCATGGGCTCAGAAAATCCTTATTGAAAGCACAGGCAGACGCCATGGGAAAAACATGGGAATATAAAAAAGCTACGTGGGATGAATATGAAACGGAATTTCTTTCATATTTACACCAAAAACAGGGATCGGGTATCACACATGGAATTTTTGGTGACATCGATCTTGAAAATCATCGTAAATGGGTAGAAGGTGTTTGCGGAACAGAAAATATTGAAGCATTGCTACCAATTTGGCAGGAACCGAGAAAAGATTTGATAAAAGAGTTTTTGGATGCTGGTTTTGTTGCGAGAATTATTGCAATAGATACAAAACGTGTTCCCAAACGTTATTTGGGAATGACATTTTCAGAAACTCTGATTGAAGAATTTGAAACATTGGGTATTGATGCCTGTGGAGAAAATGGGGAATTCCATACTGTTGTATTGGATGGGCCAAATTTTATGTATCCCCTAGATATTGAGTTTGGCAAAGTATTTACTGTTGATTCTTATTTAAAGTTGGATATTAAAATAAAAAAACCATAA
- a CDS encoding serine protease, producing the protein MIKNTLSNVMAATFCIELPNEKAGGMPTPAGSGFFISPDGWFVTAAHVIMDKNGSPRKDLNKSFLVKEQNATDPKKMCQHISSGSVFSGSDIALLKVDFEKNSDKEWLNGKTEFPYVKVSTKRLEMGDEVYSFGYPLSSYGIIKPGELGYIKLSPRVTSAIISSNFDSNVKGVFGPKNYVLDKALNYGNSGGPIIATETGHAHAICSRFQPLVVPQQHLKDNKGNPLPIMIPSLYGVVSSFNNKEIIGHLMSLNIPIEE; encoded by the coding sequence ATGATAAAAAATACACTTTCAAATGTTATGGCAGCTACCTTTTGTATCGAATTACCTAATGAAAAAGCAGGTGGAATGCCAACTCCTGCAGGATCTGGTTTTTTCATATCTCCAGATGGATGGTTTGTAACCGCTGCGCACGTGATAATGGATAAAAATGGATCTCCACGAAAAGACTTAAATAAATCATTTTTGGTAAAAGAACAAAATGCAACTGATCCCAAAAAAATGTGCCAACATATATCATCAGGATCTGTTTTTTCAGGATCCGATATTGCTTTATTAAAAGTGGATTTTGAAAAAAATTCTGATAAAGAGTGGCTCAACGGAAAAACTGAATTTCCATATGTAAAAGTTTCGACAAAACGTCTCGAAATGGGGGACGAAGTTTATTCTTTTGGCTACCCTCTATCGAGTTACGGGATAATCAAACCAGGTGAACTTGGATATATAAAATTGAGTCCGCGAGTTACATCGGCGATAATTTCATCGAATTTTGATTCAAACGTGAAAGGTGTTTTTGGTCCGAAAAATTATGTACTCGACAAAGCACTAAATTATGGAAATAGTGGTGGACCAATTATTGCAACAGAAACAGGCCATGCTCATGCAATCTGTTCTAGATTCCAGCCTTTAGTTGTTCCACAGCAACATCTTAAAGATAATAAGGGTAATCCTTTACCAATAATGATTCCGAGTCTTTACGGGGTCGTATCTAGCTTTAATAACAAAGAAATTATTGGTCATTTAATGTCTTTGAATATTCCAATTGAAGAATAA